The Deinococcus sp. Leaf326 genomic sequence TCGACGGCGGCCTCGCCTTCCCCAAGGCCCACCAGATGGGCGTGGACCTGATCGTGCCGCGCATCGACTACCTGCTCGAACACGCCGACAAGATCCAGGGCTGGATCCTGACGCACGGCCACGAGGACCACATTGGCGGCCTGCCGTACATCCTGCCCCGGCTGCCGCGTGTGCCGGTGTACGGCGCGGCCCTGACGCTGGGCCTCGTGCGCGAGAAGCTCAGCGAGTTTGGCCTGAAAGACGGCGAGATCGACCTGCGTGAAGTCCAGATGGGCGACGTGGTGCAGCTCGGCACGCACTTCAGCGCCGAATTCATCCGCATGACGCACTCGATTCCCGACAACGCCGGATACATCCTCAAGACGCCAGTCGGGCAGGTGCTGCACACGGGCGACTTCAAGCTCGACGAGCACCCCAGTGACGGCTTGACGAGCGACTTGGCGCGCATCGAGCAGGCCGGCAAGGAAGGCGTGCTCCTCCTGATCTCCGACTCGACGAACGCCGAGCGGCCGGGACGCACCGCCAGCGAGCGCGACATCGCCGAGAACCTTGAAGAAGTCATCAAGAACTGCCGGGGCCGCGTCTTCTTGACGACCTTCGCCTCGCAGGTCCACCGCATCCAGAACCTGCTGAACATTGCCCACCGCCAGAGCCGCCGCGTGGTCATGGAAGGCCGGTCGATGCTCAAGTACGCCCAGGTCGCGCAGGCGACCGGCCACATGCAGGCTCCCGAGCCCTTTTTGACCTCGGACGACGTGGGCGAGCTGCAAGATCAGCAGCTGCTGTTTGTATGCACGGGGTCGCAGGGGCAGCCGATGGCCGTGCTGGGCCGCCTGGCCTTCGGCAACCACGCCAAGATCGCGCTGCGCCGGGGCGACACGGTCATCCTGAGCAGCAACCCGATTCCCGGCAACGAAGACGCCGTGAACCTCATCATCAACCGGCTGTACGAACTCGGCGTGGACGTGATATACCCGCCGGCCTACCGCGTGCACGCCTCGGGGCACGGCTCGCAGGAGGAGCTGGCGACGGTCCTGAATCTCGCCCGGCCCAAGTACTTCCTGCCCTGGCACGGGGAGCCACGCCACCAGATCAACCACGCCAAGCTGGCCCAGACCCTGCCGCGCCCGCCCAAGCGCACACTGATCGCCAAGAACGGCGACGTCGTGATCCTGGGACCGGACGAGTTCCGCGTGAGCGGCACCGTGCCGGCCGGCGGCGTCTACGTGGACGGCCTGGGCGTGGGTGACGTGAGCGACGACGTACTGCTCGACCGCGTGAATATGAGCCAGGAAGGCATCCTGATCATGAACGCGGTGCTGCACCCCACGCCCCATGTCGAGGTCGTGACGCGCGGCTTCGTACGCCCCAACCGCGAACTCGACCACCAGATCCGGCGCGTGGCGCTGGAGAGCATTGAGCAGGGGCTGCGCGAAAAGAAGCGCCTCGAAGACGTGCGTGACGACATGTACGGAGCCGTCCGTCGCTTCGTGCGCAAGGCGACGGGCCGCAACCCGGTCCTCATCCCCATGATCGTGGACTGAGCCGGTCCGGCCCTCCCCCACTCCCCAAGCTCCCCACCCGGGGAGTTTTTTCATGCTCGCCGGCCCCCGGCGCGGCGCGCGGTAGGGTGGCTCCATGCCCGACCAAGACGTGCTGACCCGGATCTCGCAGGCCACCGGCCTCTCGACCGACGAGGTGAGTGCCTGGCTCGGCCGCGACGAGAACTACGACCTGTCCTGGCTCGACGAGCAGATCGGCGCGGCGCTGGACGAGTCCGACGACCCGCTGGAGTTGCTCGTAGAACGCGGGATCATCACCGAGGAAGAACGCGACGACCTTGCAGGCTGACCTCTGCGTGGCGCGTAGCCAGTCGCTGCTCCACACGGCGCTAGACTCGGGACACAGATGAACGCGGCAGAAACCCGTGCCCTGCTGGGGGCGCTGCGTGAGGCGCTCGCCCGTGGGCAGGGCGCCGCCATCGCCACGGTCGTCGGCGTGCGCGGCAGCGCGTACCGGCGCGAGGGCACCCGGATGCTGGTGCTGGACGACGGCGCGCAGGTGTGCATGCTCTCGGGTGGCTGCCTGGAGGCCGAGGTGGTCGAGGTGGCGCTGGAGGTCATCGCCAGCGGCAAGGCGCAGCTGGCCCACTACGACCTCTCGGAGGACGCGACCTGGGGCCTGGGTATCGGCTGCGGGGGCAGCGTGGACGTGCGGATTGAGCGCGTGGACGAGGGCGACCCCGTGACAGCCGCGTGGCTCGCGGCGCTGGAGGCGGGCGAGGCGGCAGCACTGGCCGTGCCGCTGGAAGGCCAGGGACGTGTCCTGGTGCGCCCGGACGGCGAGGTGGTGGGCACGTTGGCCGACCCCGAACTGCACACCTTCGCTGTGGCGCAGGCCCGGGAGCGCCTGGGCCTGCGCGAGCCGCGCGCCGTGACACTGCGGACGCCTAGAGAGAGGGCTGTGTTCTTCGATCTCAACGTGCCGCCGCCCGTCCTGGTCATCTACGGCGCGGGGCACGACGCCCTGCCACTGGCCGCGCAGGCCCGGACCCTGGGCTACGACGTGCAGGTCGTGGACCCCCGCGCGGCGTACCTCACGCCCGGGCGCTTTCCGGGAGCCGCCCTGCACCGCCTCGCGCCGGAAGAGCTGAGTGCCTTCTCGCCGCCCGAGCGGGCACAGCACCTCATCATGAACCATCATCTCGACCGCGACCGGGTCTGCCTGGCCTACGCGCTGCGCTCGGGCGCGCAGTACGTCGGCGTGTTGGGACCGCGCACGCGCGCGCTGGACCTGCTGGCGACGCTGGAAGCTGCTGGAGAGACCTTCACGGCGGCCCAACTGGCGGCGCTGCGCTCACCGGTCGGTCTCCAGATCGGGGCCGAGGCGCCCGAGGAAGTCGCGATGAGCATTCTCGCCGAACTGATGGCGTGGCGCCGGGGCTACAGCGGCGGTTTTCTGAACGGGCACGCCGGCCGCATCCACGACGCCGAGACACACGCGGCGCCCTAGGGCTTTTCTTTCCTGCGGCGGGCAGCGGGGGTGGGTTGCCCCAGGGCGGTCTTCCCTACCTCGGCGCCGACCTGCCGGGCAGCGTCCAGAAGGCGAGCATCTGGCGCCTCCCGCAGCCGCTCGGCCTGCGCCGCCTTGCTGTCCCGCTCCGGGCGGGTGGCGCCGGGCCGGCTGGGCTGCGCCATCAGGGCGAGGGCCAGTTCGCGCAATACGGTCCACAGGGTCGTTACAACACGCCACATGCCGCAGTGTGGCACGCCGGTTCTCACGTGTACGCGCGGCATCATGCCGGAGATGCGTGTCCGTTGCTTCCCGCTGTCCCTGTGCCTCCTGCTGGTCCTGCCCGCCTGTTCGGAGGCCGAGGCCGCGCAGGTGACGCGGGTGACCGGCGGGGGAATGCTGTACACCGTGGCGACCGTGGACCTCCGGCGCGACCGACTGAGCCTCCACTGGCGCAACCCGACCACCGGTCAGCCGTACCGCACTTTCGGTGAGTTGCGCCGCCGACTGGCGAAGGAGGGCCGCGACCTGGTGTTCGCCACCAACAGCGGTATCTACGCGCCGGGTCTGCGTCCCCTGGGGCTGCATGTGGAGGGCGGCCGGGTTCTCGCGCCGCTGAACAATGCGAGGTCGGGTGGCAATTTCGCGCTGCGGCCCAACGGCGTGTTCTGGATGAAGGGGACGCGCGCCGGCGTCACCGAGACGGACGCCTACCGCCGCCTGAACCCGGAGCCCGAGTTCGCCACCCAGTCGGGGCCTCTGCTGCTCGCAGGTGGGCGGGTCCATCCCGAGTTCAACCGGGGCGGCACGAGTTTCAAGGTGCGCAGCGGCGTGGGGGTGTGCAGAGGCGGCGAGGTGAAGTTCGCCGTGAGCGCCGGGCCGGTGAACTTCTACAGCTTCGCCGTGTTCTTCCGCGACACACTGGGATGCCCCGACGCGCTGTATCTCGACGGCAGCATCAGCGCCTACGCGACCGCGCAGTCGGATACCCAGTTCGCCGACTTCGCCGGGATGTGGGCCGTGACCCGCTAAAAGCGGGGGGCAGGAGCCGCAAACCCCCGCCCCCCACCTGCCCCGCTCAGTTACGCACGGTCAGGGTCAGGGTGGCCTCAGGGGCCTGCGAGACGGCGGTGCCGCGCGGACGCACCTCGTAGGTGACGCGACTCTCGCTTCCCGAACGGCCTCCCGGATTGCTCGTGTAGCTCCAGGCGCAGCCTTCGCCCAGCGTCACGGTGCGGGTGCCGATCACGCGTTCGCCGCGCTTGACGGTTACGGTGTAACCCTCGCCGCTGCCCACCCCGCCAAAACGGTAAGGCGCGGACACGGTCTCGCCGTCTTTCAGACTCACGGTCAGGGCCTCGGTGCAGGTCGCGCCCGCCTCTGCGCCGGTAGCGGCCGCGTTGGCAGTCACGGTCAGGGGCAGGCTGGCGGCCTCCTGACCGTCCGCGCCGCGCAGGACGTAGGTCTTGGCGCCGGGCGTAGCGGCGGGGACCGCCAGGGTCCAGGTGCCGTCCACGCCGACCGTCACGTTGCCGATGCTCGTACCGTTCTCTAGGACCTCGTAACTCTGTCCAGCCGGGCCAGTCCCGCTCAGCGTGAGACCAGCGGCCGAGACTTCGGCCCCGTTGGCCGGCTGACCGAAAGCGACTGCACCCTCGGGAGGCGCGGCCGTGTTGGCCGCAACAGAAGCAGCAGCGCCCGCTACACCGGTCGTGTCGGTGCCGGCGTTACCCGCCGTAGCCGGGGAGGAGGCGTCTGCCGCGCCCGCGTCCGTCGCCGTTCCCGAACCAGACGCCGCGTCAGCGGGAACCGTCTCTGCTTCCGTACCCGCCGCCGCGCTCCCCGTGTCCGAAGTGGTACCCGTGCCCGAGGTGTCGCCGTCGCCGGTCACGTTCACCTTGAATTCGCTGCGTACACCCTCGCCACCGATCACGCTGTAGGTGTGCTCACCGGGGGTCGGAGCGGGCAGCTCAGTGCTCCAGTTGCCGCTGGCGTCGGCCGTCGCCGTGCCGACCTCCTGCCCCTGGTCCTCAATACGCAGCGACTGGCCTGCAGTCGCCGTGCCGCTCATGGTGAAGGCCTGGGCCGGAAGTTCCGTCCCAGAGGCCGGGGACGTGACCACGATGCCGCTGCCCGCTGCGCTGGTGGTCGCCGCGCCGGTGCCCGTCTGGGCAGCGTTGTTGTTGCGGTTGACCACCCAGCAGCCCCCCAACAGCAACAGCAGCAGTAGGGGAATGAGCCACCACGGAAAGGCCCGCCGCTTTTCGGGGACCGGACTTGCGGGTGGAGGAGTGATAGGCGCAGCCGGGGCCGGTGGTGTGGGGGCGGCGACGCGGGTGGGTCCAGAGGCCGGAGCCGCGCGCGCGATCACCTCGGGCGGCCTGGTGCCGCCGGCAACTGCGCCGCCCGCTAGAGTTGCGGCACCCAGAAGTGCTGTCAGGCCCCCCATGCCCGAAGGAATCAGACCCGGAAGCTGCGGCCCCAGGGCGGTGAGCTCGGTGCTCAGGCCGGCGGCGTCCAGCGAGCGGGCCTGAGCGTGGCGAGCCACCAGCGCAAGCACGAGCGGCGTCAGGAGGGCCAGCAGGCGCCCGGCACTCGCTCCGCTGCCCCCGAGCGCCGTGCCCAACCGGCCTGTCATGGCCTCGAAGTTGCCGAACAGGCCGCCCAGCAGCCCCCGGCCCTGGCCTTCCAGGCGCGCCATCTCGGCCGAGTCACCCAGCAGCGCCGTATTCAGGCCACCCTCCGGTGTGGTCAGACGGTCAAATCCCCCGCCCTGACGCAGCAGTTCGGCAGCCCCCGACGGCGAGCTTCCCTTGCCGGCCACGGCGTTCAGGACCACCGGTAGCGCGCCGGCCACCGCGCGGCTGCTCGTGCCCGCACTGAAGCCCCCCGCCCGGCCGATCTGGTCAGCAGCCCGGCCCGAGAACTGCGCGCGGATCAGCTCCAGCAGGCCAGCCGTCTCCAGGGCGCCGACCGCCGCCCCAGCAATAGCTGGCTCGGGCATAACGCTCTCAGGCGCAGAGACGTGGGCAGGTACAGGCTCAGGTGAGGCTGCCTTGGTGAAGGAGACGGCCGAAGTGGTGCTGGGGGCGGCTTCGACCAGGGGGTCCGGGACGGAGGTCAGCGCCGGGGTCACGCCGGCAGGCAGGTCGGCACCGGGTAAGAAAGGCTCTCCGGGTACTGGGTCCAGGCCGGGAACTGGGCCGACCTTCCTCTGGGCACCGGTCACTGCTGCAACGGCGCCCGCCGCACTCAGGCCGCTCAGGTTTAGCGGCGCCGTCTCCATCCCGTAGAAGGCCTGGGTCATGTCCTCCTGCTGACCCAGACGACTGAGAAGCAGTGGCAGGGCCATGTGCAACAGGCGGACTTCGCCCGCTTCGCCGGCAGGTGCCGACTCCCCCAGCAGTACCGGGGCCAGCAGCGCGCCGGCCTGTTCGAGGTGCCCGGCCCCGTCGGGATCGTCGAGCACCTCGGTTACCGGGCCGAAAACGGGCAGATTGTCCACCGCCTCCTGAACCTGCGCGCGTCCCTCCGGCGTACCCGCGTGGGCCGCCAGGGCGCCGAGCTGCCTGGGGAGTCCGGCCGCGAGCGTGTGGGCTGCCGCCTGCGGGCCGAGACCAACGGCCTCGCCCAGACGTGTGGCGGCGCCCCCGCCGAAGTAATTCTGAAGGTCTTGCGTGATGGTCATAGGCGTCTCCTCGTTCTGGGGGCCAGGCGGCAGGTGACCCCGCCGGCCGGGGCACATTGTGTGGCAGTTCACACGGCAGTGAGTCCACCGTACCCCACAGCGGCCCTCCCCCGCCTCAAAGGCCCGTGAACGTTCGCTAAGGTTCGGGGGTCGCTGGGCGGCCTGTGGGCTTACCCTGGGGCATGACCGCTCCTGCTTACCCGCTGAAGTCGGCCGCGTGGCTGCTCGACCACCTCGATACCCCCGAAGTGCGCGTACTCGACTGCCGTTACGCCCTCTCTGACCCGCTGTTGGGCCGCCTGGCCTATATGGAGAACCACATTCCCGGCGCCGTCTATGCCGACCTGGAAACCGACCTGAGCGGCCCGGTGCAGGACGGCGGTGCGGGGGGCCGTCACCCGCTGCCCGACCCGGAGACCCTGGCGGCGTGGCTGGGCAGCATAGGCATTGGGAACGGCAGCGTGGTCGTGTGTTACGACGATCCTTCGGGCGGTCAGGGCTTCTATGCCGCGCGGGCGTGGTGGCTGCTGCGCTGGCTCGGGCACCGGGAGGTCTATGTTCTCGACGGGGGCTATCCCGCCTACCGCGCCGAGGGCGGTGAGGTGACGGCCGAGGAGCCGGCGCCTGCCCCAGTCACCTTTACCCCCAGCGTCCGCCCCGAGCTCGTCGCCACGGCGCAGGACGTGGCCGAGCGGCCGGAGGGCACGCTGCTGCTCGACTCGCGCGCGCCCGAGCGGTACCGCGGCGAACGCGAACCTATCGACGCGCACGCCGGGCACATTCCGGGTGCCGTGAACCGCGACTGGTCCGGCGCCCTGAACGCCTACGGTCACTGGCGCGACGTGGAAGCGCAGGCCGCTCGCCTGGACGCCGGCCAGTCCCCCACCATCACCTATTGCGGCAGCGGCGTGAGCGCGGCGCCCAACCTGCTGGCCCGCGAACTGGCCGGCGTGCCGCTGGGGCCGGACAACCGGCTGTATGCGGGCTCGTGGAGTGACTGGATCAGCGACTCCGCGCGCCCGGTGGCGACCGGTGACTTCAGCACGGGCGACGAAGTGGTAGGGCCCCGCCCCGAGACCCTGACCGGCGAGCCCGCCCCGTCCTGACCCGGACTCCGGTGCGGCCGAAGCGTCCCAGGGGCAGCCTCGGCCAGCCCCAGGCCAGAGGGGTTGGAGGGCTTGCGCAGCTGCCAGCGCCGCCCGCCTCGGACCAGCCTCAATCTCTTCAAGGAGTTCCGGCTCTTCAGGAGACTCCGGGCGCCGTGACCTCGGCCGTCACCTCGCCGTCGGCGAACTCCAGGCGCAGGGCCGTGCCGGGCCGCAGCCCCGCCGCGCGCGTCACGACCTCGCCGCCTGCACCACGGACGAGAGCGTAACCGCGGGCCAGCGTGCGTCCGGGAGTCAGGCCCAGCGCCTGACGCATAAGGGCGTCCACCTCCAGGGCCGCGCGGTCGGCGGCGCGCCGGGCAGCCAACCCGGCCCGGTCGTGTGCCCAGTCGGCTGCCGCCGCTGCGTCCACCAGCACCTGCGCCGCATGGGCGCGGATGGTCCGGGCATCCTCCTGGGCCTGGGCCGCCGCCGCCGCGACGGTGCGCACGATCAGGGCCGCTGCCTTGCTCGGCGTGTCGGTCCGCACGCAGGCCACCTCATCGGGCAGGGTGTCGTCGCGGGCGTGGCCTAGACCCGTGATGACCGGCGCGGGAAAGGTCGCTAGGTCGCGCGCCACCCCCAGGTCGTTGAGCCAGGCCAAGTCTGTTACAGCCCCGCCCCCGCGGATCACGACCAGGGCGTCGAGCGGGGCCTCGGCGTGGGCCTCGCGCGCCTGCGAGATGACCGCTCCCAGGCTGGCCGACGCCGACGGTCCCTGGAAAGTGGCCTCCAGGTACACGAATTCGGTGACTCCGGCGGCCTCCAGCGGATCGGTCTCGCGCCGGAAGTCCCCCAGTCCCGCCGCCCCGGTGGGCGAGATGACCGCCACGCGGCCGAAGTCGGTCGGCGGGGGCAGCAGGCGGTTCAGGCCGTAGACCCCCTCGGCGACCAGGGCCGCCCGCAGGGCGTCGAGGCGCAGCGCGGCGTCGCCCAGGGTGTATTCGGGCGAGAGGTCGAGGATATTGAGCGAAAAGCCGTACTGCGGATGAAAGTCCGGCTGACAGAACAGCAGCACCTTGAGGCCGGCGGTGAGGCCGCCCCCGGTCGCGCGGCGGAACTTGCCCTCCGTCTCGAACCGGTCGCGCGCCCACAGCGTCGCGCGGCATTTGGCGACCTCGCCGCCCTCACCGAGCTGCACGAGGTCGAGGTACAGGTGGCGCCGGTCGGTGAGGCTGGCGATCTCGGCGCGCACCCACACCGCTCCCGGTACCCCGCGCGCGATGACCTGACCGACATACGCCAGAACGTCCGCAAGGTCGAGAAACTGCTCGGGAGGCCGGGCCGGCTCGGCCTTCTTGCGGCTCCGGCGCCCGGCAGTCACAGCCGCGCTCCGAGCAGCCGGCCCGCGACGGCCGCGCCCAGCCCCAGCACCACGCTGACGGCCGCGTAGGTCAGGGCCCAGGCCACCTGGCTGCGCAGCAGCAGGCCGTCGATCTCAGTGGTGAAGGTCGAGAAGGTCGTGAAGGCCCCCAGTACCCCCGTGCCGAACGCCACGCGCGCCGCCTCGGGCCACACGCCCCGGCCCACGAGCGCCAGGGTCAGGCCCAACAGAAAGGACCCCCCCACGTTGATGGCCAGCACGGCGAGCGGCAGCCCCGTGCGGGTAGTGAGCGGCAGCAGGGCCAGCACCACCCCCTGACGCAGGCCCGCGCCCAGCGCTCCGCCCGCGAGCAGCCACAGCCACAGCGACAACTTCATGGGCGCAGCATAGGCGGGCCGGGCGCGCGCGATGGTGGGCCGGGGCGGGCCCGGACGCGGTCAGTCGAGCTCGACCAGGGTGTTGGTGAAGCTCATGTAGACCTCCGCGTGGTCGCCGCCCTCGTCGTCGTTGCGGAGATTGAGCTGATGGTTGGTGGCGGCCGGGTTGTGGGCGGTGTTGCGGACCACCACGATCTCGAAACTGCCCGTGCCGTCGAGGTCGTTCGTACCTTCGGACGTGCCCTCGAACAGCCGGCCGTCGCCGTGCACCGTGACGCGCCCGTCGCGCGCCGCCTGCGCCCGGAAATCGAGCTCGACCCTGCACTCTCCGCCCCAGCGCACCGGGGTCAGGCTGAAGAACGAGGCGGGCTGGTCCTCGTTCAACACAAGGCTGAAGCGCTGGGTATTGTCGACGTGTTCGTCGGACTCGGGCCAGTTCTCGTCGTCGGTTCCCTTCACATTGATGATGGCAGTGACCAACCGGCTCATGTGGACCTCCCCTGTGCGTTCCCTCCGCAGTGAATGGGCGAAACTTCCGTCCGGGCCGCCGCCTGCCTGCACGCCACCTCCCCGGCCCGCACCGGAACTCCGGGGTCTGGGGCCACTCATGGCCCCAGCCTAGGCCGTGGGGCGTTGCTCCGGCGTTGCGGAACGCCTGCGCATCCGGCGGCCATCCATCCCACAGTCACGCCGCGCGGATAGCATGGACAGCGATGATCCGCGCCAAGCGTCTGGACAATGGGCAGGCCCTGGAGTGGACCGGGCAGTCGGAGGGGGTCTGGGTGGACGCCCACGACCCCACGCCCGAAGAACTCGCGCGTCTACGCGCCGCCTTTCCCCTCAACCGCCTCGCGCTCGACGACGCCCTGGAACGCGGCCACTGGTCGCGCGCCGAGCAGTACCCCGAGCATTCATTCATCACGGTGCGCAGCTTCACGCGGCCGGCCGACCCCGACGAGTTCACCGAGCGCCTGAGCCTGTTCGTATTTCCTCACGCCGCCCTGAGCCTGAGCCACACCGGCACCCTCGCGCTGACGGCCGTGTGGGAGCTCGTGGGACGCGACAGCGTAAACACGGCGCAGGAGGTGACCTACGAGCTGCTCGACGCCACCGCCGACACCTTTTTTCAGCTCAGCGACGCATTGGAGGCGCGGGTCGAGACGCTCGAGGAACAGGTGTTCCGCGACCAGCGCAGCAACCCGGTGGGGCCGGTCTTCGAGCTCAAGCACCTGCTGGCCCAGGCCCGGCGGCTGGCGAGCGAGGCGCGCGAGGCGACCGCGCTGCTGGGCCGCCACGCAACCGGCACGAGCGCCGACCTTGTGCGCTACCGCGACGTGCAGGACAGCTTCACGCGCGTGAGCAGCCGCCTCGACGGGCTGCGCGACTTCCTGACCAGCCTGCTCGACCTGCACCTGAACCTCCAGAGCCAGCGCATGAACGAGGTGATGCGCACCCTGACGGCCGTAAGCGTCATCTTTCTGCCCCTGACCTTTCTGGCAGGCGTGTGGGGCATGAATTTTGAGCACATGCCCGAACTCAAGAGTCCCTACGGCTACCTCTTCGCGTGGCTGAGTTTCGCGGCGGTCGGGGGCGTGCTCGCGGTGTACTTCAAGCGCCGGGGCTGGTGGTGAACCGGGAAGGCTAGAGGCGCGGCAGCAACGTCACGATGACCGCGACCGTGACCACCGAGGTCAGGGTTGAGAGCAGGACCACGCCCGCCACGGTGTCGGTGTCGCCGCCGTACTCGCGGCCCAGCAGCAGGGCATTGACGGCCGTAGGCATTCCGGCCGAGAGCACGAGTACCGCGAGCGCCTCGTGCCGGAGCCCGGCCAGCGTGCCCACCCCCAGCGCAACGAGCGGCCCCCCGACGAGCCGCGCCGCCGCCGCCAGCCACAGCCGCCCGTGCAGCCGCGGCCAGCCGCCTGCGCCCAGTTGCAGCCCCAGCGAAAGCAGCACCATCGGCAGGGTCGCCTGTGACAGCAGCTCGACCCCCCGCGACACGCCCGCCGGCACGGGCAGGTGTAGCAGCCGCCACGCCAGGGCCACGAGCGCCACCGTGATGGCCGGCAGCCGGAACAGGGTCTGGAGCAGGCCCCACACGCCCCGGCTGGCCGCGCCGCCGTACAGCACCGGCCCGACCACGTACATCCCGACGAACGACATCAGAAAGAGCAGCGTGGCCCGGTCGAACCCCGCCTGCCCGAAGGCGAACAGGGCGATGGGCAGCCCCATGTTGCCGCTGTTCCAGATGCCCACACTGGCCGCGAGACTGCGCTGCTCCGGCCGGGAACGGCCCACCCCACACAGCCACCCCAGCCCGACGCACAGCACGAGTACGCCCAGGTAGGCGCCGCCGAGTTGCAGGGCCTCGGCGGCGCGCACAGGGGTGGTCAGGACCGTGTTCAGCACGAGCGCCGGGCTGAGCAGGTACAGCGTGACCCGCGAGATGGTGGCCTGATCGATAGGCAGGCGCGAGGAGAGCAGCGCGCCCAGTCCCGCCACCAGGATCACCGGAAAGAGGACGGTGCCGAGCGCTTGGAGCATGATGCCCATGCTGGCACGGCGGCAGCGTGCAAAACTGCCCGTGTCCGGGGAACACGGGCGGCGCTAGGTCTGCCGGATCGGCAAGACGTGGCAGGGAGATCTCCCCCACCCTCTGCGCCTTACAGCGCTTCGAGCATGAGGCGGTCGGGGTTCTCCAGCAGGCGGATGACCTCCTTGCAGAACCGGGCGGCCTCGGCGCCGTCCACGAGGCGGTGGTCGAAGGACAGCGACAGGTACATCATGTGCGCCACGACGATGTTGTCGTCCTCGTCCACGATGGGCCGCTTGACGATGCTGTGCACGCCCAGGATCGCCGCGTCGGGCACGTTGATGATCGGGAAGGAGAACAGCGCCCCGATGGACCCGATGTTGGTGATGCTGAAGGTGCTGCCCGCCAGTTCGTCGGGGGCGAGCTTGCCCGCCTGCGCCCGCCCGGCGAGGTCGGTGACTTCGCGCGCGAGGTCGAAGATGCTCTTGTGGTTCACGTCGCGCAGCACCGGCACGGTCAGGCCGGCGTCGGTCGCCACCGCCATGCCGAGGTTGTAGTAGCGCTTCTGCACGATCTCGCCCGTCGCCTCGTCAAAGGAAGTGTTCAGGCTGGGGTACTTGCGCAGCGCGGTCGCCACCGCGCGGAAGATGAAGGGCAGGTACGACAGCCGCACGCCCGCCGCCTGCGCGTCGTCCTTGACACGGGCGCGGAACTCGACGAGGCGGGTCAGGTTGACCTCGTCCACCGTCAGGGTGCGCACGGTGTAGAGGTGCGAGGCCTGCATCTGCGTACTGATCGCCCGGCGCATTCCGCGCAGGGGCACGCGGTCTTCCAGATGCTCGTAGCCCTTGGGCGTGCGGTACTGCACCGGGGGAACAGGCAGGCCGCTGCCCGACGGAGCGCGGGGTGCGGGCTGGGGCGCCGGG encodes the following:
- a CDS encoding CrcB family protein, whose product is MKLSLWLWLLAGGALGAGLRQGVVLALLPLTTRTGLPLAVLAINVGGSFLLGLTLALVGRGVWPEAARVAFGTGVLGAFTTFSTFTTEIDGLLLRSQVAWALTYAAVSVVLGLGAAVAGRLLGARL
- a CDS encoding magnesium transporter CorA family protein: MIRAKRLDNGQALEWTGQSEGVWVDAHDPTPEELARLRAAFPLNRLALDDALERGHWSRAEQYPEHSFITVRSFTRPADPDEFTERLSLFVFPHAALSLSHTGTLALTAVWELVGRDSVNTAQEVTYELLDATADTFFQLSDALEARVETLEEQVFRDQRSNPVGPVFELKHLLAQARRLASEAREATALLGRHATGTSADLVRYRDVQDSFTRVSSRLDGLRDFLTSLLDLHLNLQSQRMNEVMRTLTAVSVIFLPLTFLAGVWGMNFEHMPELKSPYGYLFAWLSFAAVGGVLAVYFKRRGWW
- a CDS encoding AEC family transporter: MLQALGTVLFPVILVAGLGALLSSRLPIDQATISRVTLYLLSPALVLNTVLTTPVRAAEALQLGGAYLGVLVLCVGLGWLCGVGRSRPEQRSLAASVGIWNSGNMGLPIALFAFGQAGFDRATLLFLMSFVGMYVVGPVLYGGAASRGVWGLLQTLFRLPAITVALVALAWRLLHLPVPAGVSRGVELLSQATLPMVLLSLGLQLGAGGWPRLHGRLWLAAAARLVGGPLVALGVGTLAGLRHEALAVLVLSAGMPTAVNALLLGREYGGDTDTVAGVVLLSTLTSVVTVAVIVTLLPRL
- a CDS encoding dihydrolipoamide acetyltransferase family protein, coding for MKEVLLPELAESVVEGEILKWLVEEGDDIALEQPLCEVMTDKVTVELPSPVAGVLHKRLAQEGDVVAVHAAIAVIDEGGAAGASTPSPEQAIQDSAGNPAADTLPPQAQEEREQVGGSIVEATHLPKADDDSASLFKAFASDEQVKVQGLGSRSGSGAPGSSTAGTGVLERRPVAAAAARADGRVLAVPAARQLARQLGVDLAGVGGSGPNGRIRVQDVLAHSEAGRAAPVAAAPAAAQAAPTPAAPAPQPAPRAPSGSGLPVPPVQYRTPKGYEHLEDRVPLRGMRRAISTQMQASHLYTVRTLTVDEVNLTRLVEFRARVKDDAQAAGVRLSYLPFIFRAVATALRKYPSLNTSFDEATGEIVQKRYYNLGMAVATDAGLTVPVLRDVNHKSIFDLAREVTDLAGRAQAGKLAPDELAGSTFSITNIGSIGALFSFPIINVPDAAILGVHSIVKRPIVDEDDNIVVAHMMYLSLSFDHRLVDGAEAARFCKEVIRLLENPDRLMLEAL